The following proteins come from a genomic window of Nitrospirota bacterium:
- a CDS encoding PEP-CTERM sorting domain-containing protein: protein MKKLMSFVLTVGACVVLLASGAFAFSLDGYAGPISIKYENWENIVNNTNRGTGLTLTSGNQSVYMGDNYGILKVTSVQGLNGQIWSENDGGQITGIFYGFDVWKNVGALPALQIDATGGRLDMYYSSSQTFSADPDNDNNPMNNLSIGVDGLPKFTNTTVGSSFFSALAVPGILFNQGDSTTTLSGTFSSTNPFTGDGKAYWSIIPGSGDFASTFDSDWLLSGLADLFSNSSFPRLGFPAEGWTTNSDDPVTAYAVPEPGTIVLLGAGLLGLAGLGYRNRKR, encoded by the coding sequence ATGAAAAAGTTAATGTCTTTTGTGCTTACGGTGGGCGCGTGCGTGGTGCTCCTGGCATCCGGAGCCTTCGCTTTCTCGCTGGACGGCTATGCAGGACCGATTTCGATCAAGTATGAAAACTGGGAGAACATAGTCAATAACACGAACCGTGGGACCGGCCTTACCCTCACCAGCGGAAATCAGTCAGTGTACATGGGCGACAACTACGGTATCCTCAAGGTCACTTCTGTACAGGGTCTGAACGGACAGATCTGGTCTGAAAATGACGGCGGGCAGATAACCGGCATATTTTACGGGTTCGATGTATGGAAAAATGTCGGTGCTCTTCCGGCATTGCAGATTGACGCGACCGGGGGCAGGCTCGATATGTACTATAGTTCCTCACAGACGTTCAGTGCAGACCCCGACAATGACAACAATCCGATGAACAACTTATCCATCGGTGTCGACGGCCTGCCGAAGTTCACGAACACGACGGTGGGGAGCTCCTTCTTCAGCGCCCTTGCCGTACCCGGCATCCTGTTTAACCAGGGCGATTCGACAACTACGCTGAGCGGAACGTTTTCTTCAACGAATCCGTTCACCGGTGACGGGAAAGCGTACTGGAGCATCATCCCGGGGTCGGGCGATTTCGCCTCTACGTTCGATAGCGATTGGCTCTTGAGCGGATTAGCAGATCTGTTCTCCAACAGCAGCTTCCCGCGCCTCGGCTTCCCTGCCGAAGGATGGACCACGAACAGTGACGATCCGGTGACGGCGTATGCCGTTCCCGAGCCCGGCACGATCGTGCTCCTCGGCGCAGGACTTCTCGGTCTCGCAGGACTGGGCTACAGGAACAGGAAGAGATAA